One Thiocapsa bogorovii DNA segment encodes these proteins:
- a CDS encoding CPBP family intramembrane glutamic endopeptidase: protein MRPTALFFVYLFVCLLLGALLTYPVMSTGWLDEDPQRVMGRLAQLFILLGLWPFLKRLQLADRTALGYGIPKPVFRRALALGWVEGVAILAVLAVALVALEIRLPDAELELWPYLAKKALQALIGGLLIGVLEETFFRGALYTAIRRRDGVASAVVWSAFLYMLVHFMKPSALPDGLAFDWAGSWQMFGTVFIDVFQWKHLSSMAALFMVGVFLALVRERSGHIAWGIGLHAGWVFVIQVTRRMTDGNPDAPAAFLVGSYDGVIGWLAAGWIGLLALVFVGSTRPLRSDGA from the coding sequence ATGCGCCCGACCGCACTCTTTTTCGTCTATCTCTTCGTCTGTCTCCTGTTGGGGGCGCTCCTGACCTATCCCGTGATGTCGACCGGCTGGCTCGACGAAGACCCGCAGCGGGTCATGGGTCGCTTGGCGCAGCTCTTTATCCTGCTTGGGCTATGGCCCTTTCTCAAGCGCCTGCAGTTGGCGGATCGGACCGCGTTGGGTTACGGCATTCCAAAGCCGGTCTTCCGACGGGCGCTCGCGCTCGGCTGGGTCGAAGGGGTGGCGATCCTCGCGGTGCTCGCGGTGGCACTTGTCGCCTTGGAGATCCGCCTGCCGGACGCGGAGCTGGAGCTCTGGCCCTATCTGGCGAAAAAGGCACTGCAAGCCCTGATCGGCGGCCTCCTGATCGGGGTGCTGGAGGAGACCTTCTTCCGCGGCGCCCTCTACACGGCGATCCGTCGGCGCGACGGCGTGGCCTCGGCCGTGGTCTGGAGTGCGTTTCTCTACATGCTAGTCCACTTCATGAAACCGAGTGCCTTGCCCGATGGCCTGGCCTTCGATTGGGCTGGGTCCTGGCAGATGTTCGGCACCGTCTTTATCGATGTCTTCCAGTGGAAACATCTGAGCTCGATGGCTGCGCTCTTCATGGTCGGAGTCTTTCTGGCCCTGGTGCGCGAGCGTTCAGGACACATCGCTTGGGGCATCGGGCTACACGCCGGTTGGGTCTTCGTGATTCAGGTCACGCGGCGAATGACCGACGGCAACCCAGACGCCCCGGCCGCTTTTCTGGTGGGGAGCTACGACGGCGTGATCGGCTGGCTGGCGGCGGGATGGATCGGCCTGTTGGCCCTTGTCTTTGTGGGATCGACACGGCCCTTGAGGTCCGACGGTGCC
- the asnB gene encoding asparagine synthase (glutamine-hydrolyzing), with amino-acid sequence MCGIAGFMLRGGSRPNPDELVKMAAALAHRGPDDHGIHCSGPAGLAQTRLSIIGIATGHQPMVSADGQLALAANGEVYNYIELNAALRTQGRAPRTDSDSETILHAYAEHGLDFPVELRGMYAFALHDAREGRLILGRDRLGIKPLFYVRLPDRVAFASEIKALLPLLPGRPRVNPVALRQFLQNQFASGEETILEGIRRVPPGEILIIDRDLHIKHRRYWSALDIAPRAIALDEAQAELDGLMHEAMREHMRSDVPFGLFLSGGVDSAVLAALLHTHGAGRIKSFSVGYRGTAMAHELDEAARVAAHFGLDHRPLALELDQVFARIPHTVWAADELMRDYANLPTSVLAQTAAADLKVVFSGEGGDEVFAGYGRYRPPPTERWIKGLLRPGSGGFRTRGQWSGQWSRRLLGPALESVKEPDRAPFLKAWRSTPSSWSDLQRRQYTDLVTALPDNLLVKTDRMLMGFGLEGRVPFLDHRIVEFGLSLPDGLKVKGHQGKWLLKRWAEPMLPPGHLTRPKRGFHVPVGDWLTGDIAARVGERVAQNRGIREWFRVDAIPDLVAARQAGRGGSRELFGLMQFAIWHRLFIEQPRLAPSPDENPLDWIASGA; translated from the coding sequence ATGTGCGGGATCGCGGGCTTCATGCTGCGCGGCGGTTCTCGCCCGAACCCGGACGAGCTGGTCAAGATGGCCGCAGCCCTGGCCCACCGGGGCCCGGACGATCACGGCATCCATTGCAGCGGCCCGGCCGGATTGGCGCAGACGCGGCTGTCGATCATCGGTATCGCCACCGGGCATCAGCCGATGGTCTCGGCCGACGGGCAGCTCGCGCTGGCGGCAAACGGCGAGGTCTACAACTACATCGAACTGAATGCCGCGTTGCGTACGCAGGGGCGCGCGCCACGGACCGACTCGGACTCGGAGACCATCCTGCACGCCTATGCCGAACATGGGCTGGATTTCCCCGTCGAGCTGCGCGGCATGTATGCCTTCGCGCTCCATGATGCAAGAGAGGGCCGGCTGATCCTCGGGCGAGACCGGCTCGGGATCAAGCCGCTCTTCTACGTGCGCTTGCCCGACCGCGTTGCCTTCGCCTCCGAGATCAAGGCGCTTCTGCCGCTCCTGCCGGGTCGGCCCCGCGTGAATCCGGTCGCCTTGCGGCAGTTTCTGCAGAACCAATTCGCGAGCGGCGAGGAGACCATCCTGGAGGGCATCCGACGGGTGCCGCCCGGCGAGATCCTGATCATCGATCGGGATCTGCACATCAAGCACAGGCGCTACTGGTCGGCGCTCGATATCGCGCCCCGCGCGATCGCCCTCGACGAGGCGCAAGCCGAGTTGGACGGACTCATGCACGAGGCCATGCGCGAGCACATGCGCTCGGACGTGCCCTTCGGGCTCTTCCTTTCGGGCGGCGTGGACTCTGCCGTGCTGGCCGCGCTGCTGCACACCCACGGAGCCGGTCGTATCAAGAGTTTCTCGGTCGGGTATCGCGGCACGGCAATGGCGCACGAGCTGGACGAGGCGGCGCGTGTCGCGGCGCATTTCGGGCTGGATCACCGGCCCCTGGCGCTCGAGCTCGATCAGGTCTTCGCCCGCATCCCGCATACGGTCTGGGCGGCCGACGAGCTGATGCGCGACTACGCCAACCTGCCGACCTCGGTCCTGGCCCAAACCGCCGCAGCCGACCTCAAGGTGGTCTTCTCGGGCGAGGGCGGCGACGAGGTCTTCGCCGGCTACGGCCGGTATCGCCCTCCACCGACCGAGCGCTGGATCAAGGGTCTGCTGAGGCCGGGTAGCGGCGGTTTCCGCACCCGTGGGCAGTGGTCGGGACAGTGGTCGCGGCGGCTGCTCGGACCGGCGCTCGAGTCGGTCAAGGAACCGGATCGCGCGCCCTTCCTCAAGGCGTGGCGGTCGACGCCGAGCAGCTGGTCCGACCTGCAGCGACGCCAGTATACCGACCTGGTCACGGCCCTCCCGGACAATCTGCTGGTGAAGACCGACCGCATGCTGATGGGCTTCGGGCTGGAGGGTCGAGTGCCCTTCCTCGACCATCGCATCGTCGAATTCGGTCTTTCGCTGCCCGATGGACTCAAGGTCAAAGGCCATCAGGGCAAATGGCTGCTCAAGCGCTGGGCCGAGCCCATGCTGCCGCCGGGACACCTGACGCGTCCCAAGCGCGGTTTCCACGTCCCGGTCGGCGACTGGTTAACCGGCGATATCGCGGCCCGTGTCGGCGAGCGCGTGGCGCAAAACCGAGGCATCCGCGAGTGGTTCCGCGTCGATGCCATTCCTGATCTGGTCGCCGCCCGTCAGGCCGGCAGGGGCGGCAGTCGCGAGCTTTTCGGCCTGATGCAGTTCGCGATCTGGCATCGGCTCTTCATCGAGCAGCCCAGGCTCGCACCCTCGCCCGACGAAAATCCCTTGGATTGGATCGCGAGCGGCGCCTGA
- a CDS encoding glycosyltransferase — protein MATTVPRIACFFSTSGHSGVDRAAKHLIPALARRGYRVDLLKVRRHGPHLDVIPAGVSVVDLGSRHTYACIPALVRYLRRERPAVLLSDKDRVNRTALIARWLAGVQTRLVFSSGTTISIDLATRGTLERWVQRTSMGRLYPFADQVIVTSAGVADDMASYTGLARERIRVVPSPVVPASLFTETLARPDHPWLGRSDVPLILGAGELCGRKDFETLLLAFARVRAERQCRLMILGQGRARERLLALAAELGVAEDVDLPGFVPEPYAFMAYADLFAFTSRWEGLGFVIIEALAVGTPVVATDCPSGPREILQDGRIGPLVPVGDAAALAAAMMETLDAPPPGALLRDAARPYEIEASTDAYLDAMRLPRRAS, from the coding sequence ATGGCGACGACCGTCCCGCGGATTGCTTGCTTCTTCTCCACCTCCGGTCACAGCGGTGTCGACCGCGCGGCCAAGCACCTGATCCCGGCCCTGGCGCGTCGGGGCTATCGGGTCGATCTGCTCAAGGTCCGTCGCCATGGGCCGCACCTGGACGTGATCCCGGCCGGGGTCTCCGTGGTCGATCTGGGCTCGCGGCACACCTACGCCTGCATACCGGCCCTGGTGCGATACCTGCGCCGCGAGCGTCCGGCCGTCCTGCTCTCGGACAAGGACCGCGTGAATCGCACCGCACTCATTGCACGCTGGCTCGCCGGGGTTCAGACGCGCCTGGTCTTCAGCTCGGGGACGACCATCTCGATCGATCTGGCGACGCGCGGCACGCTCGAGCGTTGGGTCCAGCGCACGTCGATGGGGCGTCTCTATCCTTTCGCCGACCAGGTGATCGTGACCAGCGCCGGCGTGGCCGACGACATGGCGAGCTACACCGGCTTGGCGCGCGAGCGGATCCGTGTCGTGCCCTCGCCCGTGGTGCCGGCGTCGCTCTTCACGGAGACCCTGGCGCGTCCGGATCACCCCTGGCTCGGGCGGTCCGACGTGCCTCTGATCTTGGGCGCAGGCGAACTGTGCGGACGCAAGGACTTCGAGACCCTGCTGCTGGCCTTCGCGCGCGTGCGGGCAGAGCGCCAGTGCCGCCTCATGATCCTGGGACAAGGCCGTGCCCGCGAGCGCCTGCTCGCACTCGCCGCCGAGCTGGGCGTGGCCGAGGATGTCGACCTGCCCGGATTCGTCCCCGAGCCCTATGCCTTCATGGCCTATGCCGATCTCTTCGCATTTACCTCGCGCTGGGAGGGGCTCGGCTTCGTCATCATCGAGGCACTCGCGGTCGGCACGCCCGTGGTGGCGACCGATTGTCCGAGCGGCCCGCGCGAGATCCTGCAGGACGGACGCATCGGCCCCTTGGTGCCGGTCGGCGACGCCGCCGCCTTGGCCGCGGCCATGATGGAGACCCTGGACGCTCCGCCACCGGGGGCCCTGCTTCGGGACGCCGCCCGACCCTACGAGATCGAGGCGAGCACCGATGCCTATCTGGATGCCATGCGGCTGCCGCGCCGGGCAAGCTAG
- a CDS encoding lipopolysaccharide biosynthesis protein, with protein sequence MNPLKRLASQTAVYGLSSIIGRFLNYLLVPLYTYTFAPADYGVVAEFYAYMGFLAVLLVFGLETGYFRFRSGGEREPPVVFATVVRTLIVANGGFLLAAVLLQQPIADLLRHAAHPEYIWWVAAIVALDSVGAAAFARLRAEDKALHFAGIKLIEIGANIGLNLFFILVCRQAFEADPDSLLGRLWDPAIGIGYVFLANLAASGLKILLLMPQLKDGLFGAGAIFDAELFKRIIRYSLPMVIIGMAGIVNEMLDRAALKFLLPYDDATNMAQLGIYSACYKLSILMTLFIQAFRYAGEPFFFAYAKQQDAKQLYALVLNWFVIFCVFILLLVTLYLDLFQYFVGADYREGLTVVPVLLLANLLLGVYVNLSIWYKLTDRTLLGAWVALIGAGITIAMLWLLVPVYGYQGAAWAHLACYSAMVAMSYLLGRRYYPVPYDLTRVFGYIALGLGLYGASRWLTSGIGWNSLVAGTLLMLVYLAVVAVVDGRRLVARQA encoded by the coding sequence TTGAACCCGCTCAAACGTCTCGCCTCACAGACCGCCGTCTACGGCCTCAGCAGCATCATCGGCCGGTTTCTGAACTACCTGCTGGTGCCGCTTTATACCTACACCTTCGCACCGGCGGACTATGGCGTCGTGGCGGAGTTCTACGCCTACATGGGCTTTCTGGCGGTGCTGCTGGTGTTCGGGTTGGAGACGGGCTACTTCCGTTTCCGCAGCGGCGGCGAGCGCGAGCCGCCGGTGGTGTTCGCGACCGTGGTGCGCACGCTCATCGTCGCGAACGGAGGATTCTTGCTCGCGGCGGTGCTGTTGCAGCAGCCCATCGCCGACCTGCTGCGCCACGCCGCCCATCCGGAATACATCTGGTGGGTGGCCGCGATCGTCGCGCTCGACTCGGTCGGCGCCGCCGCCTTTGCGCGGCTGCGGGCGGAGGATAAGGCGCTGCATTTCGCCGGCATCAAGCTGATCGAGATCGGCGCCAACATCGGGCTGAACTTGTTCTTTATCCTGGTCTGCCGGCAGGCCTTCGAGGCCGACCCCGACTCCCTGCTCGGCCGCCTGTGGGACCCGGCCATCGGCATCGGCTACGTCTTCCTGGCCAACCTGGCGGCCAGCGGGCTCAAGATCCTGCTGCTGATGCCGCAACTCAAAGACGGTCTGTTCGGCGCCGGGGCAATCTTCGACGCGGAGCTGTTCAAACGCATCATCCGCTATTCGCTGCCGATGGTGATCATCGGCATGGCCGGCATCGTCAACGAGATGCTCGACCGCGCGGCGCTGAAGTTCCTTCTGCCCTACGACGACGCCACCAACATGGCACAGCTCGGCATCTACAGTGCTTGCTATAAGCTCTCGATCCTGATGACGCTGTTCATCCAGGCCTTCCGCTACGCCGGCGAGCCGTTCTTTTTTGCCTACGCCAAGCAGCAGGACGCCAAACAGCTCTACGCGCTGGTGCTGAACTGGTTCGTGATCTTCTGCGTCTTCATCCTTCTACTGGTGACGCTGTACCTCGACCTGTTTCAGTATTTCGTCGGCGCCGACTATCGCGAGGGTCTCACGGTGGTGCCGGTGCTGCTGCTCGCGAACCTGCTGCTCGGCGTCTACGTCAACCTGTCGATCTGGTACAAGCTCACCGACCGCACCCTGCTCGGCGCTTGGGTAGCACTGATCGGCGCCGGCATCACCATCGCCATGCTCTGGCTGCTGGTGCCGGTCTACGGCTACCAGGGCGCGGCTTGGGCGCACCTGGCGTGTTACAGCGCCATGGTGGCCATGTCCTACCTGCTCGGCCGGCGCTACTATCCGGTGCCCTACGATCTGACCCGCGTGTTCGGCTACATCGCGCTGGGTCTCGGCCTATACGGCGCCAGCCGCTGGCTGACCAGCGGAATCGGCTGGAATAGCTTGGTCGCCGGCACGCTGCTGATGCTGGTCTATCTGGCGGTGGTGGCGGTCGTGGACGGACGCCGATTGGTTGCGCGGCAGGCTTAA
- a CDS encoding ABC transporter substrate-binding protein: MLLVLLVLGSSPSPAIETVRLQLKWTHSFQFAGYYAAQSLGYYRDAGLDVSLIEGEPGLDVVETVVDGGADFGVGTSGLLLERSRGQPVVVLATIFQHSPLVLIARTDHPLQSIHDLAGKSVMIEPHSEELIAYFRREGLQKAQLEWVEHSFTEQALIDGTIDAMSAYASHEPYFMDQAGLAYQLYSPRSAGIDFYGDCLFTSSRMLVEHPERVRAFVNASLRGWEYALEHPEDTITLIRDHYDTDLDLEFLRFQAEQMTKLIRPDLVEIGYMYPGRWRHIADVYAELRMMDRDFSLNGFLYSGRTERDLTWLYRLLFGVVALAAVLFVINVSFARVNRRYRASLEAIRQAETARAESESILHTLMQTASAGICMLEGRRLVFVNDAMTRFTGYRREELLGMRELEMVDPEYRELVGQRAESRQRGGAEPKQYEIKLRTKDGAPRWIALTAELTTYRGRNVSIATLSDITERREAEKALRQSEQQYRLITENMQDVIWVMDAEVGNLLYVSPSVVQLRGYDRESYTATSFEQWFKPESRAGLRVLHTQRLKAFLRGEVSPDTTYRDEVEHTRRDGSTVWCEVVARFRRNPRTQRAELYGVTRDIAKRKAIEEELRRANTELTALASTDVLTGLPNRRLFYEIAERALSSARRNRSLAAVLSLDLDKFKPINDSHGHEVGDRVLIETSRRLILALRQSDTGARFGGDEFLILLPRISRDEDVMLVAEKIRVLFEAPFVIEDLELSISVSIGASIYPRHGDDIDALIKASDQALYVTKERGGRGLTLFGNQYTTVATPRRSGEDLPDSEAPAIEDAK, from the coding sequence TTGCTGCTTGTTCTCCTGGTCCTGGGCTCATCACCGTCACCGGCGATCGAGACCGTGCGTCTGCAGCTGAAGTGGACGCATTCGTTCCAGTTCGCCGGCTATTACGCGGCACAGTCGCTCGGCTACTACCGCGATGCGGGCCTCGACGTGAGCCTCATCGAGGGTGAGCCCGGGCTCGACGTCGTCGAGACCGTCGTCGACGGTGGAGCCGACTTCGGTGTGGGCACCAGCGGGCTTCTGCTCGAGAGGTCTCGCGGCCAGCCGGTGGTCGTGCTTGCGACAATCTTCCAACACTCGCCGTTGGTCTTGATCGCGCGTACCGATCACCCGCTGCAGTCGATCCACGATTTGGCCGGGAAATCGGTCATGATCGAGCCGCATTCAGAAGAGCTCATCGCCTACTTTCGCCGGGAAGGACTCCAGAAGGCGCAGCTGGAGTGGGTCGAGCACAGCTTCACCGAGCAGGCCCTGATCGATGGCACCATCGACGCCATGTCGGCCTATGCGTCCCACGAGCCATACTTCATGGATCAGGCGGGACTGGCTTATCAGCTCTATAGCCCGCGCTCTGCCGGAATCGATTTTTACGGTGATTGCCTGTTCACGTCCAGCCGCATGCTGGTCGAACACCCCGAGCGCGTTCGGGCCTTTGTGAACGCAAGCCTCCGCGGCTGGGAGTACGCCCTCGAGCATCCGGAGGACACCATCACGCTGATCCGGGACCACTACGACACCGACCTGGACCTGGAATTTCTCCGGTTTCAGGCCGAGCAGATGACGAAGCTGATCCGCCCCGACCTGGTCGAGATCGGATACATGTACCCCGGACGCTGGCGACATATTGCAGATGTTTACGCTGAACTCCGGATGATGGACCGGGATTTCTCCTTGAATGGATTCCTCTATTCGGGACGCACCGAGCGTGATCTGACCTGGCTTTACCGGCTCCTGTTCGGCGTGGTCGCCCTGGCTGCGGTGCTCTTCGTCATCAACGTCTCGTTCGCGCGTGTAAACCGGCGTTACCGAGCAAGCCTGGAAGCGATACGACAGGCGGAGACGGCCCGGGCGGAAAGCGAGAGCATACTCCACACCCTGATGCAGACGGCATCGGCAGGCATCTGCATGCTCGAAGGCCGGCGACTGGTCTTTGTCAACGACGCAATGACCCGGTTTACCGGCTACCGGCGCGAAGAGCTGCTCGGGATGCGAGAGCTGGAGATGGTCGATCCCGAGTATCGCGAGCTGGTCGGCCAAAGGGCCGAATCCCGACAGCGTGGCGGCGCAGAGCCGAAACAGTACGAGATCAAGCTCAGGACAAAGGACGGAGCACCGCGTTGGATCGCCCTGACGGCGGAGCTCACGACCTATCGGGGCCGCAACGTCAGCATCGCGACCCTCTCCGACATCACCGAAAGAAGAGAGGCGGAGAAGGCACTTCGTCAGAGCGAGCAACAATACCGTTTGATCACCGAGAACATGCAGGATGTCATCTGGGTCATGGATGCGGAGGTCGGAAACCTCCTTTACGTAAGCCCGTCGGTCGTTCAACTTCGCGGGTACGACCGCGAGTCATACACGGCAACCTCCTTCGAGCAGTGGTTTAAACCGGAGTCGAGGGCGGGGCTCCGGGTTCTGCACACGCAGCGTCTAAAGGCCTTTCTCAGGGGTGAGGTCAGCCCGGATACCACTTACCGTGACGAGGTCGAGCATACGCGACGGGATGGATCGACGGTCTGGTGCGAGGTGGTCGCGAGGTTCCGGCGCAATCCGCGCACGCAGCGCGCTGAGCTCTATGGCGTAACCCGCGACATCGCGAAACGCAAGGCGATCGAAGAAGAATTGCGCCGCGCGAACACGGAGCTGACAGCACTCGCGTCGACCGATGTGCTGACGGGATTACCGAACCGGCGCCTATTCTACGAGATCGCCGAGCGGGCGCTATCGAGCGCTCGCCGCAACCGCAGTCTGGCTGCGGTGTTGTCCCTTGACCTGGACAAGTTCAAACCGATCAACGACTCGCATGGCCATGAGGTCGGCGACCGCGTGCTGATCGAAACATCGCGCAGGCTGATCCTTGCGCTGCGCCAGTCGGATACCGGCGCGCGTTTCGGCGGCGATGAGTTCCTGATTCTGCTGCCACGGATCAGCCGTGACGAAGACGTGATGCTCGTTGCCGAGAAGATACGCGTGCTGTTTGAAGCGCCGTTTGTCATAGAGGATTTGGAGCTGAGTATTTCCGTCAGTATTGGTGCCTCGATTTACCCTCGTCACGGAGACGACATCGATGCGCTGATCAAGGCATCCGACCAGGCGCTCTATGTCACCAAAGAGCGTGGCGGCCGCGGTTTGACGCTATTTGGGAACCAATACACCACAGTGGCAACACCCCGTCGCTCGGGCGAAGACCTTCCCGATAGCGAGGCCCCGGCGATAGAGGACGCGAAGTAA
- a CDS encoding glycosyltransferase: protein MPPLDQPTAEPLPQSVQRPVCLFIPSFGDGGVERMMVNIARGIADQGVPVDFMVGRREAPFLDNLPATVTLHALGRVPPRERQRFLAEYVERRRPAVVLSAKTEDDRIALAVKAASSTDTQYFLRPGTTMSERWRARGKNRLKRWWEQRELRSLFQRADGVVAVSEGVAADIAAVTGIPPSRVRVVRNPNITPEFYAQAREPLDHPWFATDQPPVIMGVGGLRTQKDFASLIKAFALLHARLPCRLMILGQGRQQGRLLRLARDLGVADDVALPGFEPNPYRFLARAKLFALSSLWEGSPNVLTEALALGKPVVSTDCRSGPREITRDGAFGALVPVGDVEALAAAMEETLRNPPSPDVLKEAVQEYRMDISARRYLAAFGLKQNEA from the coding sequence ATGCCCCCGTTGGACCAACCCACCGCCGAGCCGTTGCCTCAGTCAGTGCAGCGCCCGGTCTGCCTCTTCATCCCGAGCTTCGGCGACGGCGGGGTAGAGCGCATGATGGTCAACATTGCTCGCGGGATCGCGGATCAGGGCGTCCCGGTCGACTTCATGGTCGGCCGGCGCGAGGCGCCTTTTCTGGACAATCTCCCGGCGACGGTGACCCTCCATGCACTCGGCCGTGTTCCACCGCGGGAGCGACAGCGCTTCCTCGCCGAGTATGTCGAGCGCCGCCGACCCGCTGTCGTCCTGTCGGCCAAGACCGAAGACGATCGCATCGCGCTCGCGGTGAAGGCGGCCTCGTCGACCGACACCCAGTATTTCCTGCGCCCCGGGACCACCATGTCCGAGCGCTGGCGTGCGCGCGGGAAGAATCGCCTCAAACGCTGGTGGGAGCAGCGCGAGTTGCGGAGCCTCTTTCAGCGGGCGGACGGGGTCGTCGCCGTGTCCGAAGGCGTCGCAGCGGACATCGCCGCGGTCACGGGTATCCCGCCGAGTCGCGTGCGGGTGGTGCGAAACCCCAACATCACGCCCGAGTTCTATGCACAAGCCCGGGAGCCGTTGGATCATCCCTGGTTCGCCACGGACCAGCCCCCGGTCATCATGGGCGTCGGAGGTCTGCGGACCCAGAAGGACTTTGCGAGCCTGATCAAGGCGTTCGCCCTGCTGCATGCGCGTCTGCCCTGCCGGCTGATGATCCTCGGACAGGGCCGCCAACAGGGGCGGCTCTTGCGCCTCGCGCGGGATCTCGGCGTTGCGGACGACGTGGCCCTGCCCGGTTTCGAGCCCAATCCCTACCGCTTTCTGGCGCGCGCCAAACTCTTCGCACTTTCTTCGCTCTGGGAAGGCTCGCCCAATGTCCTGACCGAAGCACTCGCGTTGGGCAAACCCGTGGTCTCGACCGATTGTCGCAGCGGACCGCGTGAGATCACCCGCGACGGTGCCTTCGGCGCCTTGGTTCCGGTCGGCGATGTGGAGGCACTGGCGGCGGCTATGGAAGAAACCCTGCGCAATCCGCCCTCGCCCGATGTTTTGAAGGAAGCGGTGCAGGAGTATCGGATGGACATCAGCGCACGGCGCTATCTCGCGGCCTTCGGGTTGAAGCAGAACGAAGCATAA
- a CDS encoding O-antigen ligase family protein: protein MPILSQPHRPTPRVPVADGWSRAGLFGLYVFAFFALLGITPATVGLILLTLIFLIRFDAWRELARDPVALIALTFGVFVATHSLIAYFLEPTPTLAQAVADNSTDWVKLLLFIPLAYWVAGRPDRVRLVLMLGLAGFTLATFRKIDWATFDAAFFSTRFDAYLPSIAFGMFAGLGALGLLATRRAFWIERDHPWQRWLATTLWAVWLLIMLEGLLLSQSRGSWLGFLGGLAILMLLEWRTRHATTATPPRRRWLAIVLGLGALGVILSSQYQTIEMRLTDQTDTLQQVISGDVTGVTSDPVGLRVNALLFTYEKWRERPWFGWGAGTSREWIATSGRPDTLMDNVEWLPHLHNAYAETLFQFGSVGLLLAVALVWALVRATRDACRAGRLPADLCRLFLVTLVFVLIWNLFNYRVVRSDWMVFWILLAGTAYSFRLAQLTQPAEDERG, encoded by the coding sequence ATGCCGATCTTATCCCAGCCGCATCGTCCAACGCCGCGCGTCCCCGTTGCCGACGGATGGTCGCGCGCCGGCCTATTCGGACTCTATGTCTTCGCATTTTTCGCGCTGCTGGGGATCACCCCGGCCACCGTCGGCCTGATTCTGCTGACCCTTATCTTCCTGATCCGATTCGACGCTTGGCGCGAGCTTGCACGGGACCCGGTCGCCCTGATAGCCCTGACCTTCGGCGTCTTTGTCGCGACGCACAGCCTGATCGCCTATTTCTTGGAGCCGACCCCCACACTCGCGCAAGCGGTCGCGGACAACAGCACGGATTGGGTGAAGCTCTTGCTCTTCATCCCGCTCGCCTACTGGGTCGCCGGACGTCCGGATCGGGTGCGGTTGGTTTTGATGCTGGGGCTCGCGGGCTTCACCCTCGCGACCTTCCGCAAGATCGATTGGGCGACCTTCGACGCCGCCTTTTTCTCGACGCGGTTCGACGCTTACCTTCCGTCGATCGCGTTCGGCATGTTCGCCGGGCTCGGGGCGCTCGGGCTCCTCGCGACGCGCCGCGCCTTCTGGATTGAGCGCGACCACCCTTGGCAGCGCTGGCTCGCGACGACGCTCTGGGCCGTATGGCTGCTGATCATGTTGGAAGGGTTGCTCCTGTCGCAGTCGCGCGGCTCCTGGCTCGGCTTTCTCGGCGGGTTGGCGATCTTAATGCTTCTGGAATGGCGGACCCGACACGCGACGACGGCAACACCGCCACGGCGACGTTGGCTTGCGATCGTCCTGGGCCTTGGTGCCCTGGGAGTGATCCTATCGAGCCAGTATCAGACCATCGAGATGCGTCTCACCGACCAGACCGACACCCTGCAACAGGTGATCAGCGGCGATGTGACCGGGGTGACCTCCGACCCGGTCGGCCTGCGCGTGAATGCCCTGCTCTTCACCTACGAGAAATGGCGCGAACGCCCGTGGTTCGGTTGGGGTGCGGGCACCAGCCGCGAATGGATCGCCACCAGCGGACGACCGGACACCCTCATGGACAACGTCGAGTGGCTGCCGCATCTGCACAACGCCTACGCCGAGACGCTGTTTCAATTCGGCTCGGTCGGTCTCCTGCTGGCCGTCGCGCTGGTCTGGGCCCTGGTGCGCGCGACCCGCGACGCATGTCGCGCCGGACGACTCCCGGCGGATCTCTGCCGGCTCTTCCTCGTCACGCTCGTCTTCGTGCTGATCTGGAATCTGTTCAACTATCGCGTGGTGCGCAGCGATTGGATGGTCTTCTGGATCCTGCTCGCCGGGACGGCCTACAGCTTCCGTCTCGCACAGTTGACGCAGCCCGCCGAGGACGAACGCGGGTGA